One Carassius auratus strain Wakin chromosome 4, ASM336829v1, whole genome shotgun sequence DNA segment encodes these proteins:
- the LOC113067954 gene encoding rab GDP dissociation inhibitor beta-like, protein MNEEYDVIVLGTGLTECILSGIMSVKGKKVLHMDRNSYYGGDSASITPLEDLYKRFSLPGSPPESMGKGRDWNVDLVPKFLMANGQLVRMLLITQVTRYLDFKVIEGSFVYKKGSIYKVPSTETEALASSLMGLFEKRRFRKFLVFVANFDENDPKTLEGVDPKKTTMRDVYKKFDLGQDVIDFTGHALALYRTDDYLDQPCMESINRIKLYSESLARYGKSPYLYPLYGLGELPQGFARLSAIYGGTYMLNKPIEEIIIENGKVVGVKSEGEIARCKQLICDPSYVMDRVNKVGQVIRVICIMSHPIKNTSDANSCQIIIPQNQVNRKHDIYVCMISYAHNVAAQGKYIAIVSTTVETNDPEKEIKPALDLLEPVEQKFVSISDQFAPTDVGSDSQIFVSRSYDATTHFETTCDDIKDIYKRMTGTEFDFAEMERKKNDIFGDCADQ, encoded by the exons ATGAATGAAGAATACGACGTTATCGTGTTGGGGACCGGGCTGACG GAATGCATCCTGTCTGGGATCATGTCAGTGAAGGGGAAGAAGGTTCTGCACATGGACAGGAACTCGTACTATGGAGGGGATAGTGCCTCCATCACCCCTCTAGAGGAT TTGTACAAGCGTTTCAGCCTTCCTGGCAGCCCTCCTGAGTCCATGGGAAAGGGCCGCGACTGGAATGTGGACCTCGTTCCCAAGTTTCTAATGGCCAACG GTCAGCTGGTCCGTATGCTGCTGATCACACAGGTGACGCGTTACCTGGACTTCAAAGTGATCGAGGGCAGCTTCGTCTACAAAAAGGGCAGCATCTACAAAGTGCCCTCCACTGAGACCGAAGCTCTGGCATCCA GCCTCATGGGACTTTTCGAGAAAAGACGATTCAGGAAGTTCCTCGTGTTTGTTGCCAACTTCGATGAAAATGACCCTAAGACCTTGGAGGGAGTGGACCCAAAAAAGACCACCATGCGAGACGTGTACAAAAAGTTTGACCTCGGGCAGGATGTTATCGACTTCACCGGCCACGCTCTCGCACTCTACCGCACAGATGA CTACCTGGATCAGCCCTGCATGGAGTCGATAAACAGGATTAAGTTGTACAGCGAGTCTTTGGCGAGGTATGGAAAGAGTCCATATCTGTACCCCCTCTATGGCCTAGGAGAGCTGCCCCAAGGCTTTGCCAG ATTAAGTGCCATTTATGGAGGGACCTACATGCTGAACAAGCCCATTGAGGAGATTATTATAGAGAACGGCAAAGTGGTGGGCGTCAAATCTGAGGGAGAG ATCGCTCGCTGCAAGCAGCTGATTTGCGACCCCAGCTATGTCATGGACCGAGTCAACAAGGTGGGTCAGGTGATCCGGGTCATCTGCATCATGAGCCACCCCATCAAGAACACCAGCGACGCCAACTCCTGCCAGATCATCATCCCTCAGAACCAGGTCAACAGGAAGCATG ATATCTATGTGTGCATGATCTCTTACGCACACAATGTGGCAGCCCAGGGTAAATACATAGCCATAGTCAGCACCACTGTGGAGACCAATGACCCTGAGAAGGAGATCAAACCAGCCCTGGACCTTTTGGAACCGGTTGAGCAGAA ATTTGTGAGCATCAGTGATCAGTTTGCACCAACCGATGTGGGATCTGACAGCCAG ATCTTTGTCTCTCGTTCTTATGATGCCACGACCCACTTTGAGACGACCTGCGACGATATCAAAGACATCTACAAGCGAATGACGGGCACAGAGTTTGACTTTGCCGAAATGGAACGCAAGAAGAACGACATCTTTGGAGACTGTGCTGATCAGTAA
- the LOC113068054 gene encoding ankyrin repeat and SOCS box protein 13-like isoform X1, which yields MMEFTAARSAFNGDSGFWSERTEVHKAACQGQVSELQSLIQRGASVNIVAVDSITPLHEAAASGQTQCVRLLLDAGAQVDARNVDGSTPLCEACSIGNFECVRLLLEYGAKVNPMLTSRTTSPLHEACMGGNADCVRLVIAKGASLEAYDLYYGTPLHVACAKRHLECVKVLLNAGVQVNAARLHETPLHHAAKSNNVDMIELLVEFGANIYARDKYDRKPVDYTRPDTSSAQYLQLYESNPLSLQQLSRIALRMLLGVRAVDVVVKLDIPNRIISYLLYQ from the exons atgatggaatttaccgctgccAGATCAGCGTTTAATGGTGACAGTG GTTTCTGGTCAGAGAGGACAGAGGTTCATAAGGCTGCATGTCAAGGACAGGTGTCAGAGCTGCAGAGTTTGATCCAGAGGGGAGCTTCGGTGAATATTGTGGCTGTGGACTCCATCACTCCGCTCCACGAGGCGGCTGCGAGTGGACAGACACAGTGTGTGAGACTGCTGCTGGACGCTGGAGCTCAG GTTGATGCCAGGAACGTGGATGGCAGCACTCCACTGTGTGAAGCGTGCTCTATCGGGAACTTTGAGTGTGTGAGGCTTCTTTTGGAGTATGGAGCAAAAGTCAACCCCATGCTGACCTCTCGTACCACCTCTCCTCTACACGAGGCCTGCATGGGAG GTAATGCAGATTGTGTGAGGCTAGTGATTGCTAAAGGAGCCAGTCTGGAGGCCTATGACCTGTACTACGGTACTCCTCTACATGTGGCATGTGCCAAGCGACATCTGGAGTGTGTCAAAGTGCTACTGAATGCAG GTGTGCAAGTAAATGCCGCTAGGCTACACGAGACGCCCTTACATCATGCTGCCAAGTCCAACAATGTGGATATGATTGAGCTGCTGGTGGAGTTCGGGGCCAACATTTACGCCAGAGACAAATATGACAGAAAGCCAGTCGACTACACGAGGCCAGATACGTCCTCAGCACAATATCTTCAGCTTTATGAGA GTAACCCTCTTTCTCTGCAGCAGCTGAGCCGTATCGCCCTGAGGATGCTGTTGGGCGTCCGAGCTGTGGATGTGGTGGTCAAACTGGATATTCCCAACCGTATTATCAGTTACCTCTTATACCAGTGA
- the LOC113068054 gene encoding ankyrin repeat and SOCS box protein 13-like isoform X2 codes for MEVETARPYFFGDIGFWSERTEVHKAACQGQVSELQSLIQRGASVNIVAVDSITPLHEAAASGQTQCVRLLLDAGAQVDARNVDGSTPLCEACSIGNFECVRLLLEYGAKVNPMLTSRTTSPLHEACMGGNADCVRLVIAKGASLEAYDLYYGTPLHVACAKRHLECVKVLLNAGVQVNAARLHETPLHHAAKSNNVDMIELLVEFGANIYARDKYDRKPVDYTRPDTSSAQYLQLYESNPLSLQQLSRIALRMLLGVRAVDVVVKLDIPNRIISYLLYQ; via the exons ATGGAAGTGGAAACGGCACGACCTTATTTTTTCGGGGACATCG GTTTCTGGTCAGAGAGGACAGAGGTTCATAAGGCTGCATGTCAAGGACAGGTGTCAGAGCTGCAGAGTTTGATCCAGAGGGGAGCTTCGGTGAATATTGTGGCTGTGGACTCCATCACTCCGCTCCACGAGGCGGCTGCGAGTGGACAGACACAGTGTGTGAGACTGCTGCTGGACGCTGGAGCTCAG GTTGATGCCAGGAACGTGGATGGCAGCACTCCACTGTGTGAAGCGTGCTCTATCGGGAACTTTGAGTGTGTGAGGCTTCTTTTGGAGTATGGAGCAAAAGTCAACCCCATGCTGACCTCTCGTACCACCTCTCCTCTACACGAGGCCTGCATGGGAG GTAATGCAGATTGTGTGAGGCTAGTGATTGCTAAAGGAGCCAGTCTGGAGGCCTATGACCTGTACTACGGTACTCCTCTACATGTGGCATGTGCCAAGCGACATCTGGAGTGTGTCAAAGTGCTACTGAATGCAG GTGTGCAAGTAAATGCCGCTAGGCTACACGAGACGCCCTTACATCATGCTGCCAAGTCCAACAATGTGGATATGATTGAGCTGCTGGTGGAGTTCGGGGCCAACATTTACGCCAGAGACAAATATGACAGAAAGCCAGTCGACTACACGAGGCCAGATACGTCCTCAGCACAATATCTTCAGCTTTATGAGA GTAACCCTCTTTCTCTGCAGCAGCTGAGCCGTATCGCCCTGAGGATGCTGTTGGGCGTCCGAGCTGTGGATGTGGTGGTCAAACTGGATATTCCCAACCGTATTATCAGTTACCTCTTATACCAGTGA